From the Oncorhynchus nerka isolate Pitt River linkage group LG20, Oner_Uvic_2.0, whole genome shotgun sequence genome, one window contains:
- the LOC115101781 gene encoding cysteine-rich secretory protein LCCL domain-containing 1-like — protein sequence MKCGTQDWLRGFGLLFFVQTVLSMVIPNSTHLELLLEKYMNKDDEWWVSKQRGKRAITEGDMHLILDLHNNLRGQVYPQASNMEYMVWDTDLERSAEHWAHTCLWEHGPQHMLTQIGQNLGAHWGRDRPPTFHVQAWYDEVRDYSYPYPQECNPDCPFRCSGPVCTHYTQMVWATSSHIGCAINICYNMNVWGMIWTKAVYLVCNYSPRKGNWWGHAPYKHGSPCSACPPSYGGGCRDNLCYTENGVDRRPAPELEETNYIEPEPRAQEPRSRPQPPIPSPNDNMERNEVVSTVQMCQQMDCETKLRDRCKETTCNRYECPPGCLSSPGKVIGAAYYDMQSSVCGAGLHAGVIDNDGGWLDVTRQGRKSHFTKSYKNGIQSIGMNRSANAFKVFSVPVKAVPCETTVARFCPYKRPARHCPRLYCPRNCLHETRARVIGTQYYSDKSSICRAAIHAGVIQNDSGGYLDVQPVDKRRQYSGSYQNGISSESLQNPSGGKAFRVFAVI from the exons ATGAAGTGTGGAACTCAGGACTGGCTACGAGGGTTTGGGCTGCTATTCTTTGTGCAAACAGTACTTTCTATGGTGATCCCTAACTCTACTCACCTGGAGTTGTTACTGGAGAAGTATATGAACAAAGATGATGAGTGGTGGGTGTCCAAACAGCGAGGGAAGAGAGCCATCACTGAGGGTGATATGCACCTCATACTTGATTTGCACAACAACCTGAGAGGTCAAGTTTATCCTCAAGCTTCAAATATGGAGTATATG GTTTGGGATACAGATCTGGAGAGGAGTGCCGAGCACTGGGCTCACACCTGCCTGTGGGAGCATGGACCCCAACACATGCTAACTCAGATTGGACAAAACCTGGGTGCCCACTGGGGAAG AGACCGACCACCAACATTTCACGTCCAGGCCTGGTATGATGAAGTGAGAGACTACAGCTATCCCTATCCACAGGAGTGTAACCCAGACTGCCCCTtcagatgctctggtcctgtctgCACTCACTACACACAG ATGGTTTGGGCAACAAGCAGCCATATTGGATGTGCTATTAATATATGCTACAACATGAATGTGTGGGGCATGATTTGGACTAAAGCTGTGTACTTGGTTTGCAACTACTCACCCCGTAA GGGAAACTGGTGGGGGCATGCCCCATACAAACATGGCAGCCCGTGCTCTGCCTGTCCGCCCAGCTACGGTGGAGGCTGTAGGGATAATCTCTGCTATACAG AGAACGGAGTAGATCGACGTCCTGCCCCTGAACTAGAGGAGACAAACTACATTGAGCCAGAGCCGAGGGCCCAAGAGCCAAGGTCGAGACCGCAACCCCCAATACCATCACCCAATGACAACATGGAGAGGAATGAGGTGGTCAGCACAGTGCAAATGT GTCAACAGATGGACTGTGAGACAAAGCTGCGTGATCGTTGTAAAGAAACCACTTGTAATAG GTACGAGTGTCCTCCTGGATGCTTGTCCAGCCCAGGAAAAGTCATAGGGGCTGCGTATTATGATATG CAATCAAGTGTTTGTGGAGCTGGTTTACATGCTGGAGTAATAGACAACGATGGAGGCTGGCTGGATGTTACAAGACAAGGAAGAAAATCACATTTCACAAAGTCATACAAAAATGGAATTCAGTCTATTGG GATGAACAGGAGTGCAAATGCTTTCAAAGTATTCTCTGTACCAG TAAAGGCAGTACCGTGTGAGACCACTGTTGCACGGTTCTGTCCCTACAAAAGACCTGCACGGCACTGTCCAAG GTTGTATTGCCCCCGCAATTGTCTGCATGAGACCCGTGCCAGAGTCATTGGAACACAATATTATTCGGAT AAATCCAGTATATGTCGAGCGGCCATCCATGCTGGTGTAATTCAGAATGACTCAGGAGGCTACCTGGATGTGCAACCCGTGGACAAGAGGAGACAGTACAGCGGTAGCTATCAGAATGGAATCTCTTCAGAAAG CCTACAGAATCCCTCAGGTGGCAAAGCATTCAGAGTATTTGCAGTCATTTGA
- the LOC115103052 gene encoding junctophilin-1-like isoform X2 has translation MTGGRFDFDDGGTYCGGWEDGKAHGHGVCTGPKGQGEYSGSWNNGFEVVGVYTWPSGNVYQGYWAQGKRHGFGVESKGKWIYRGEWTHGFKGRYGVRQSLHTPARYDGTWSNGLQDGYGVETYGDGGTYQGQWTGGMRHGYGVRQSVPYGMATVIRSPLRTSLASLRSEQSNGTVLHANLDLSDSLAGTRGGFVLNFHSEGEGEKKKGLFRRGSLFGSLRNLRKSDSRSSISSKRSSARSDAASSISRISSSDANSTISFGDGVDEYMPLEDNVDATTTESYMGEWKNDKRNGFGVSERTNGMKYEGEWMNNKRHGYGCTMFPDGTKEEGKYKNNVLARGIKKQLIPLKNTKTKQKVDRAVEGAIRAAAIAKTKVEIATSRTAHARTKGDAADQAGQSASQDSDIARAVARELSPNFHQPGPDYIKQRFNEPIEPIVQEEKKEKSSSSSPHFYRKGTTPDHSPTATPQPSPPPTPPPAPAPEPKKSLFSKLTPKPGKENKTPSAESQAPVITKAVSKTSLKQEVRQEVPPQPKTFKMAESVPVSPGNGQLHTDTEYHGYYMKADVKIPPDEPEGVEEEHVTPSTFAQMPQPAKPMAQYRTPTPKPGAPKSAAKESKPELTLKKQDSYKPKSLAETRKQASLEITTDFVEEESGPNSILVALVMLLNIGLAIIFIHFLT, from the exons ATGACGGGCGGACGGTTCGATTTTGACGATGGTGGCACATATTGCGGTGGCTGGGAGGATGGAAAAGCCCATGGGCATGGCGTCTGTACCGGGCCCAAGGGCCAAGGAGAATACTCCGGGTCCTGGAACAATGGTTTTGAGGTAGTGGGGGTGTACACCTGGCCCAGTGGAAACGTGTATCAGGGTTACTGGGCACAGGGGAAACGACACGGATTCGGTGTGGAATCGAAGGGAAAATGGATTTATCGTGGTGAATGGACTCATGGATTTAAAGGTCGATACGGGGTCCGGCAAAGTCTCCACACGCCTGCTAGATACGATGGGACATGGAGTAACGGTCTGCAAGATGGATATGGAGTTGAAACGTATGGTGATGGAG GTACGTACCAGGGGCAGTGGACAGGAGGGATGCGACACGGATATGGTGTGCGGCAAAGTGTACCTTACGGGATGGCTACGGTTATTCGCTCGCCTCTTCGAACCTCGCTGGCCTCGCTCCGCAGCGAACAGAGCAACGGCACCGTCCTCCATGCCAACCTCGACCTGTCAGACAGCCTTGCCGGCACCAGAGGAGGCTTTGTTCTCAACTTCCACAGCGAAGGCGAAGGTGAGAAGAAAAAAGGCCTGTTCCGAAGAGGGTCCCTGTTCGGCAGCCTCAGAAACCTCAGAAAGTCTGACTCCAGGTCGTCCATATCAAGCAAACGCAGCTCCGCCCGCAGCGATGCCGCCAGCTCCATCAGCCGAATCAGCTCCAGTGATGCCAATTCCACCATCAGCTTCGGAGATGGAGTTGATGAGTACATGCCCCTGGAGGACAATGTAGATGCCACCACCACTGAGTCCTACATGGGGGAGTGGAAGAACGACAAGCGGAACGGCTTTGGTGTCAGCGAGCGCACCAACGGGATGAAGTATGAGGGAGAGTGGATGAACAATAAACGCCACGGCTACGGATGCACAATGTTCCCAGATGGCACCAAAGAAGAGGGGAAATATAAAAACAATGTGTTGGCGCGAGGCATCAAGAAACAGCTCATTCCTCTCAAAAACACCAAAACTAAACAGAAAGTGGATCGGGCTGTGGAAGGAGCCATACGGGCAGCAGCTATTGCCAAAACAAAAGTAGAAATAGCCACTTCAAG AACGGCTCACGCCAGGACTAAAGGTGATGCTGCTGACCAGGccggtcagtcagccagtcaagaCTCAGACATCGCCAGGGCAGTGGCCAGGGAACTGTCTCCCAACTTCCATCAGCCAG GCCCTGATTATATAAAGCAGAGGTTCAATGAACCTATTGAACCTATTGTccaagaggagaagaaagagaagtcCTCCTCAAGCAGCCCTCATTTCTACCGTAAAGGCACAACCCCAGACCACTCTCCCACTGCGactccccagccctctcccccACCAACACCCCCACCAGCGCCAGCCCCAGAGCCCAAGAAGAGCCTCTTCAGCAAGCTCACCCCCAAGCCAGGGAAAGAGAATAAAACCCCTTCCGCAGAGAGCCAGGCCCCGGTCATCACAAAGGCAGTCTCTAAGACATCGTTGAAACAGGAAGTAAGACAAGAAGTGCCTCCCCAACCGAAAACTTTCAAGATGGCGGAGTCGGTCCCCGTCAGCCCTGGCAATGGACAGCTGCACACTGACACTGAGTACCACGGCTACTACATGAAGGCAGACGTGAAGATCCCCCCAGATGAACctgagggagtagaggaggagcatgttaccCCGTCCACCTTTGCCCAGATGCCACAGCCCGCAAAACCTATGGCGCAATACAGGACACCCACCCCAAAACCTGGAGCGCCAAAGTCAGCAGCCAAAGAAAGCAAACCTGAGCTAACACTTAAGAAACAAGATTCGTATAAGCCAAAAAGCCTAGCAGAAACTAGGAAACAAGCCAGCTTGGAGATCACCACGGATTTCGTAGAGGAAGAGTCA GGTCCTAACTCAATACTGGTTGCCCTTGTAATGCTGTTGAATATTGGTCTAGCAATAATTTTTATCCATTTTTTAACCTGA
- the LOC115103052 gene encoding junctophilin-1-like isoform X1: MTGGRFDFDDGGTYCGGWEDGKAHGHGVCTGPKGQGEYSGSWNNGFEVVGVYTWPSGNVYQGYWAQGKRHGFGVESKGKWIYRGEWTHGFKGRYGVRQSLHTPARYDGTWSNGLQDGYGVETYGDGGTYQGQWTGGMRHGYGVRQSVPYGMATVIRSPLRTSLASLRSEQSNGTVLHANLDLSDSLAGTRGGFVLNFHSEGEGEKKKGLFRRGSLFGSLRNLRKSDSRSSISSKRSSARSDAASSISRISSSDANSTISFGDGVDEYMPLEDNVDATTTESYMGEWKNDKRNGFGVSERTNGMKYEGEWMNNKRHGYGCTMFPDGTKEEGKYKNNVLARGIKKQLIPLKNTKTKQKVDRAVEGAIRAAAIAKTKVEIATSRTAHARTKGDAADQAGQSASQDSDIARAVARELSPNFHQPGPDYIKQRFNEPIEPIVQEEKKEKSSSSSPHFYRKGTTPDHSPTATPQPSPPPTPPPAPAPEPKKSLFSKLTPKPGKENKTPSAESQAPVITKAVSKTSLKQEVRQEVPPQPKTFKMAESVPVSPGNGQLHTDTEYHGYYMKADVKIPPDEPEGVEEEHVTPSTFAQMPQPAKPMAQYRTPTPKPGAPKSAAKESKPELTLKKQDSYKPKSLAETRKQASLEITTDFVEEESVSNSYCMMMKMGKLKQRERKVSFQNNV; this comes from the exons ATGACGGGCGGACGGTTCGATTTTGACGATGGTGGCACATATTGCGGTGGCTGGGAGGATGGAAAAGCCCATGGGCATGGCGTCTGTACCGGGCCCAAGGGCCAAGGAGAATACTCCGGGTCCTGGAACAATGGTTTTGAGGTAGTGGGGGTGTACACCTGGCCCAGTGGAAACGTGTATCAGGGTTACTGGGCACAGGGGAAACGACACGGATTCGGTGTGGAATCGAAGGGAAAATGGATTTATCGTGGTGAATGGACTCATGGATTTAAAGGTCGATACGGGGTCCGGCAAAGTCTCCACACGCCTGCTAGATACGATGGGACATGGAGTAACGGTCTGCAAGATGGATATGGAGTTGAAACGTATGGTGATGGAG GTACGTACCAGGGGCAGTGGACAGGAGGGATGCGACACGGATATGGTGTGCGGCAAAGTGTACCTTACGGGATGGCTACGGTTATTCGCTCGCCTCTTCGAACCTCGCTGGCCTCGCTCCGCAGCGAACAGAGCAACGGCACCGTCCTCCATGCCAACCTCGACCTGTCAGACAGCCTTGCCGGCACCAGAGGAGGCTTTGTTCTCAACTTCCACAGCGAAGGCGAAGGTGAGAAGAAAAAAGGCCTGTTCCGAAGAGGGTCCCTGTTCGGCAGCCTCAGAAACCTCAGAAAGTCTGACTCCAGGTCGTCCATATCAAGCAAACGCAGCTCCGCCCGCAGCGATGCCGCCAGCTCCATCAGCCGAATCAGCTCCAGTGATGCCAATTCCACCATCAGCTTCGGAGATGGAGTTGATGAGTACATGCCCCTGGAGGACAATGTAGATGCCACCACCACTGAGTCCTACATGGGGGAGTGGAAGAACGACAAGCGGAACGGCTTTGGTGTCAGCGAGCGCACCAACGGGATGAAGTATGAGGGAGAGTGGATGAACAATAAACGCCACGGCTACGGATGCACAATGTTCCCAGATGGCACCAAAGAAGAGGGGAAATATAAAAACAATGTGTTGGCGCGAGGCATCAAGAAACAGCTCATTCCTCTCAAAAACACCAAAACTAAACAGAAAGTGGATCGGGCTGTGGAAGGAGCCATACGGGCAGCAGCTATTGCCAAAACAAAAGTAGAAATAGCCACTTCAAG AACGGCTCACGCCAGGACTAAAGGTGATGCTGCTGACCAGGccggtcagtcagccagtcaagaCTCAGACATCGCCAGGGCAGTGGCCAGGGAACTGTCTCCCAACTTCCATCAGCCAG GCCCTGATTATATAAAGCAGAGGTTCAATGAACCTATTGAACCTATTGTccaagaggagaagaaagagaagtcCTCCTCAAGCAGCCCTCATTTCTACCGTAAAGGCACAACCCCAGACCACTCTCCCACTGCGactccccagccctctcccccACCAACACCCCCACCAGCGCCAGCCCCAGAGCCCAAGAAGAGCCTCTTCAGCAAGCTCACCCCCAAGCCAGGGAAAGAGAATAAAACCCCTTCCGCAGAGAGCCAGGCCCCGGTCATCACAAAGGCAGTCTCTAAGACATCGTTGAAACAGGAAGTAAGACAAGAAGTGCCTCCCCAACCGAAAACTTTCAAGATGGCGGAGTCGGTCCCCGTCAGCCCTGGCAATGGACAGCTGCACACTGACACTGAGTACCACGGCTACTACATGAAGGCAGACGTGAAGATCCCCCCAGATGAACctgagggagtagaggaggagcatgttaccCCGTCCACCTTTGCCCAGATGCCACAGCCCGCAAAACCTATGGCGCAATACAGGACACCCACCCCAAAACCTGGAGCGCCAAAGTCAGCAGCCAAAGAAAGCAAACCTGAGCTAACACTTAAGAAACAAGATTCGTATAAGCCAAAAAGCCTAGCAGAAACTAGGAAACAAGCCAGCTTGGAGATCACCACGGATTTCGTAGAGGAAGAGTCAGTAAGTAACTCATACTGTATGATGATGAAAATGGGAAAACTGAAGCAAAGAGAAAGAAAGGTGTCATTTCAGAACAACGTATGA